The following proteins are co-located in the Manihot esculenta cultivar AM560-2 chromosome 7, M.esculenta_v8, whole genome shotgun sequence genome:
- the LOC110619681 gene encoding RNA pseudouridine synthase 4, mitochondrial isoform X1 — MMPESTLRRVLFQSALLFSTRCSTRTSISTAHVIRSRCITTTTTSNTTTRVHSSLKDQNCRDNVKKKGKWFTLPPYTCTISGSALGKALSAKITAKAATETTALKWVLRCCPELPRSLVQKLFRLRQVRRESSNPGDQTEEQRLKRVAAKDLLDVGDRIFLPITVQALPSEKQQCSYNEEEINFIRSLLLYKDDDIIVVNKPPGMPVQGGIGIKRSLDELAAHCLCYDYPESPRLVHRLDRDSSGILVMGRTQTSTTVLHSIFREKTFAASNDDIGDRRRILQKKYWALVIGSPRRQKGLISAPLGKVVVDNGKSDRITVVDNAHNTSSQHAVTQYRVIESSLGYTWLELSPLTGRKHQLRVHCAEVLGAPIVGDYKYGWQAHRKWKHLPWSDLEKSSIEKVACNKMLPFEIELEGGSIYEKQPRLHLHCKQMVLPNVSQALRGVKMSSEYDFSDLESIELDAALPPFMQRSWDILNSCAKN; from the exons ATGATGCCGGAATCCACCCTCCGCCGTGTGCTCTTCCAATCGGCATTGTTATTCTCCACTCGCTGCTCGACAAGGACTTCTATCTCAACCGCCCACGTAATCCGGTCTCGCTGCATCACCACGACGACGACGTCCAACACCACCACCCGTGTCCACTCCTCACTCAAAGACCAAAACTGTAGAGACAATGTTAAAAAGAAAGGTAAATGGTTCACTTTGCCTCCTTATACTTGCACAATTAGTGGCTCCGCCTTGGGAAAAGCGCTATCGGCAAAAATTACAGCGAAAGCAGCCACTGAAACGACGGCGCTCAAGTGGGTACTTCGTTGCTGCCCGGAGCTCCCAAGAAGCCTCGTGCAGAAACTATTTCGCCTAAGACAG GTTAGAAGAGAGTCCTCTAATCCAGGTGATCAAACAGAGGAACAAAGACTTAAAAGG GTGGCAGCTAAGGACTTGCTGGATGTAGGAGATAGAATCTTTCTTCCTATCACGGTTCAAGCATTGCCCTCTGAAAAACAGCAGTGTTCTTACAATGAGGAAGAAATAAACTTTATTCGTAGCCTTTTGTTGTATAAG GATGATGACATTATCGTTGTAAATAAACCTCCTGGAATGCCTGTTCAG GGAGGCATTGGCATCAAAAGAAGTTTAGATGAGCTGGCTGCTCATTGTTTATGTTATGACTATCCTGAATCCCCTAGGCTG GTTCATAGACTTGACAGAGATAGTAGTGGCATCTTGGTCATGGGAAGAACACAAACAAGTACAACTGTTCTGCACTCTATCTTCAGAGAGAAAACTTTTGCAGCATCAAATGAT GATATTGGTGACAGAAGGAGAATCTTGCAAAAAAAGTATTGGGCACTTGTCATTGGCTCTCCAAGACGTCAAAAGGGGCTAATTTCGGCACCACTGGGAAAG gtggtggtggacaATGGAAAATCTGATCGAATAACTGTGGTTGACAATGCACATAACACATCTTCCCAGCATGCAGTAACACAGTACAGAGTAATTGAATCATCTCTTG GCTACACATGGTTAGAGCTGTCACCTCTTACTGGTAGAAAGCATCAG CTGCGTGTTCATTGTGCCGAAGTATTGGGGGCGCCAATAGTTGGAGACTACAAATATGGATGGCAAGCGCACAGGAAATGGAAACATTTGCCTTGGTCTGATCTTGAAAAGAGCTCAATTGAGAAAGTGGCCTGCAATAAAATGCTTccttttgaaattgaattagaaGGTGGAAGCATCTATGAAAAGCAACCTCGTCTACATCTTCACTGCAAACAAATGGTTCTACCCAATGTTTCTCAGGCTTTGCGAGGTGTGAAAATGTCATCTGAATACGACTTTTCAGATCTGGAAAGCATTGAATTGGATGCTGCTTTGCCTCCCTTCATGCAAAGAAGTTGGGATATTTTGAACTCCTGCGCAAAAAACTAG
- the LOC110619681 gene encoding RNA pseudouridine synthase 4, mitochondrial isoform X2: MMPESTLRRVLFQSALLFSTRCSTRTSISTAHVIRSRCITTTTTSNTTTRVHSSLKDQNCRDNVKKKGKWFTLPPYTCTISGSALGKALSAKITAKAATETTALKWVLRCCPELPRSLVQKLFRLRQVRRESSNPGDQTEEQRLKRVAAKDLLDVGDRIFLPITVQALPSEKQQCSYNEEEINFIRSLLLYKDDDIIVVNKPPGMPVQGGIGIKRSLDELAAHCLCYDYPESPRLVHRLDRDSSGILVMGRTQTSTTVLHSIFREKTFAASNDDIGDRRRILQKKYWALVIGSPRRQKGLISAPLGKVVVDNGKSDRITVVDNAHNTSSQHAVTQYRVIESSLGTSNDSPPSRSVITYFGHAFNNSSYSFCSSKRYSLFPKSLSNL; this comes from the exons ATGATGCCGGAATCCACCCTCCGCCGTGTGCTCTTCCAATCGGCATTGTTATTCTCCACTCGCTGCTCGACAAGGACTTCTATCTCAACCGCCCACGTAATCCGGTCTCGCTGCATCACCACGACGACGACGTCCAACACCACCACCCGTGTCCACTCCTCACTCAAAGACCAAAACTGTAGAGACAATGTTAAAAAGAAAGGTAAATGGTTCACTTTGCCTCCTTATACTTGCACAATTAGTGGCTCCGCCTTGGGAAAAGCGCTATCGGCAAAAATTACAGCGAAAGCAGCCACTGAAACGACGGCGCTCAAGTGGGTACTTCGTTGCTGCCCGGAGCTCCCAAGAAGCCTCGTGCAGAAACTATTTCGCCTAAGACAG GTTAGAAGAGAGTCCTCTAATCCAGGTGATCAAACAGAGGAACAAAGACTTAAAAGG GTGGCAGCTAAGGACTTGCTGGATGTAGGAGATAGAATCTTTCTTCCTATCACGGTTCAAGCATTGCCCTCTGAAAAACAGCAGTGTTCTTACAATGAGGAAGAAATAAACTTTATTCGTAGCCTTTTGTTGTATAAG GATGATGACATTATCGTTGTAAATAAACCTCCTGGAATGCCTGTTCAG GGAGGCATTGGCATCAAAAGAAGTTTAGATGAGCTGGCTGCTCATTGTTTATGTTATGACTATCCTGAATCCCCTAGGCTG GTTCATAGACTTGACAGAGATAGTAGTGGCATCTTGGTCATGGGAAGAACACAAACAAGTACAACTGTTCTGCACTCTATCTTCAGAGAGAAAACTTTTGCAGCATCAAATGAT GATATTGGTGACAGAAGGAGAATCTTGCAAAAAAAGTATTGGGCACTTGTCATTGGCTCTCCAAGACGTCAAAAGGGGCTAATTTCGGCACCACTGGGAAAG gtggtggtggacaATGGAAAATCTGATCGAATAACTGTGGTTGACAATGCACATAACACATCTTCCCAGCATGCAGTAACACAGTACAGAGTAATTGAATCATCTCTTG GTACTTCTAATGACTCACCTCCCTCTCGTTCTGTCATCACCTACTTCGGTCATGCCTTCAACAACAGCAGCTACTCCTTTTGTTCTTCGAAAAGGTATTCGCTCTTCCCGAAATCCTTAtccaatttataa